The genomic region GGTTTTTCGTCTCGAAGGCGCCGATCTCAAGCAAGCGCAAGACGACGCCACCGCTCTGAGCATTCACACGCAAGATCGCATCGGCCTCGATCTGCTCTCCGACGGTGAGCAGCGCCGCACAGGGTTTATCAATCATATTCTTTCTGCCTTCGAAGGCGTCGATCTCGAACATGAAGCCGTCAAGACAATTTATCGGCGGCGCGAGCAGCCGCGGCCGGTGCCGCGTATTGTCGGTAAGATCAAGCGGCGCGTGCCGGCCGTTGTCGAAGACGTGAAGTTTGCCAAGGCGCAGACCGACAAGCCGATCAAGATGGACGTGCCGGGACCGATGACGATCGTCGACAGCACCTTGGATGAATTCTACAAAGACGAAGCGGCCATGGCGATGGACGCGGCGGCGGCGTTGAATGCCGAGCTGCGCGACTTGCAAGCCGCCGGCTGCGACGTCATCGAGATCGACGAGCCGGCGATGACCCGCTATCACGAGAAAGTTTTCGAGTACGGCGCCGAAGCGCTCGATCGTTGTCTGGAAGGCATCGCCGTGCCGACGGTTGTCCATCTCTGCTACGGCTACCCCGGCGGCAATCCGAACCGCCAGCACGAGTACACCTATCCGGAACTGCTCGAAGCGTTGATGAAAACCAAAATCGGCGGCTTCGGTGTCGAGTTCTGCCGCAGCGCCTACGATCCCTCGGTGCTTTCCATCGCCAAGGGGCGCATCGTCATGTTCGGCTGCGTCGACCCGAGCGACACGCCGGTGCCGCCGGTGGCGCAAGTGGCCGAACGCGTGCGCACGGCGTTGAAATATGTCGAGCCGAAGAACCTCTGGCTCGCGCCGGATTGTGGTTTGATGACGATCACGCGCGAGCTAGCGAATGCCAAAGCGAAGCTGTTGGTCGACGTGGCCAAGGAAGTGCGGCGGACATTGTAGTTTTCGATCTTGGCGACCAGCCGGTCGCCCCGACGATTTTCTGCCTGAATTTTTCCTTGCATCGCAAAAGCTGAAAGTACTAAAAGATCGGTCAGAGCGGAGGCTGTTCATGGCCGACGAAAAATTTCCTCACCTCACGGCCCTGCACGAAAAGTACGAGCGCATGGGTTTGCGCGGCCTGTGGCAGCGCGACGCGCGCACAGCGTCTGCGCCCGAGGCGCGCATTTGGCGCTGGGCTGACATGTGGCCGCTGCTACAAGAAACCCGGCGCGATGTGCGATTGCCCGAAGACACCGATCAGCGCGTCATCGGTCTTGACGTGCCCGGGTTATCGACCGGCTCGGTTTTTGTTTCGTATCAGATGATCAACCCTGGCGAAAAGATTCCCTCACACCGGCACACGCCGGCGCAGATGCGCTTCATCGTCAAAGGCAGCGGCGCCTACACGACCTCGCAGGGCGAAGCGATGTTCATGGAAGCGGGCGACTTGCTCGTGCAACCCAATTGGAGCTGGCACGGCACCACCGATCCGGGCAACGAGTCGGTGTTTTGGATCGACATTCAAGACCGCCATCTGGTGAACTACCTCGGCGCCTTTCGCCGCGATCTTTGGCCCAACGATGAAGTCGAGCCGACGGTGCATCCGGAAAATTATTATGCGCAGCAAACCGGCTTGATCCGTCCAACCAGTCGGTCAAACAAGGACGCCGTGTTGCCGCCGATCCATTACAAATGGCGCGACATGATCAAAGTGATCGACGAGGTCACGGAAACCGCCGAGCTGAGCCCCTATGACGGCCGCATGTTCGAGTACCGCCACCCCAGCACCGGCGGCCACACCCTGCCGACGCTGAGCGCGCAGCTGCAGCTTTTGCCGCCGCGCGCGCAGACAAAAGAGCACCGCCACACGGGAATGGCAATGTACCTGGTCGTCAAAGGCGCAGGCGCGACGATCGTGAACGGCAAGCAGATCGAATGGCGCGAGCACGATTGTTTCTTGCTGCCGCCTTGGCAATGGCACGCGCATGAAAACGCGGCGACCCATGACCGGGCGATTTTGTTTACGGTCAGCGACCGACCGACACTGGAAGCGCTCGGACTCTATTACGAAGAAGGAAGATAAAATCTCTCGAACAGCAAGAAGTTCGAAAACTAAGTTTTTCTCCGGACTTCGTGTGCTTCGTGCCTTCGTGGTCAATAAAAACGTCTCATTTTACGCTAACATCACACTTTTTAGGGAGACCACCATGCCACGCCAAATCCAAATGATCTCTGGCGATTCTCATCTCGATTTTTCGCCCGAGCGCTGGACCCATCATGTGCCCGCGAAATGGCGCGATCGCGCGCCGCGGCGCATCAAGCTCGCCAACGGCGATGATGCTTTTATCGTCGAGAACAGCCGGCCCCATTCGCCGAGCTTGCAGATCACTGGCACCGGCACTAACTATGAGAAACATGACGTCAGAGGCATCGCCTACGAAGGCCCCGGCACAGGGTTGCCGGCGCAACGACTCAAAGAACAAGATCAAGACGGCGTCGATGCGGAGATCTTATACACGCACCCGAGCTACCTGCTCTCCTGGCGCGGCATCACCGACAACGAACCCTACGTCGCTATGATTCACGCCTACAACCAATGGCTCATCGAAGAATATTGCTCCTTCGCACCGGATCGGTTGATCGGCACCGGCATCGTTCCCGATACGAATCTGGCCGACGCCGTCGCCGAACTCAAGTACTGCGCCAAAGCCGGCTACAAAGCGGTTTGCTTGTATAAATTTCCCAGCGGCAAAGGTTATCCGGTTCCAGAGGACGATCAGTTCTGGCAAACCGCGGTGGATTTGGGCATGCCCATCACCGCGCACACCAACGGCGGTACCACCCGCTTCATGCGCGAAGGGCCGGTTTATCACTACAGCAAAACGCCGGAGCGCGTAATTCCCGGACGCGATCCGATCAGTTTGCTGTTTCGCTTCTCCAACGACAATCCGATCGCGCCGTTGCAGCTCGCTTTCGCTGGACTATTCGATCGTTTTCCTAAGCTGCAAATCTACTGGTCAGAAACCCAAGCCGGTTGGCTCGCCTACGGCTTGGCGCAAATCGATGACAACTACGTGCGCAATCGTTTTTGGGCCGAAAGAGATTGGGGCGTGAAACCGCTCAAAGAAAAGCCCAGCTACTATCTCAAAGAAAATAGTCTATGGGGCTTCATGAAAGACCCGGTGGGCGTGCGTATGCGCCACGACGTCGGCGTCAAAGCGCTGATCTGGGGCAGCGACTTCGCCCACGCCACCGGCGATTGGCCGGAATCGCGCGGCATGATCGACCAGACTTTCGCCGGTGTGCCAGCCGATGAGCGCTACGCCATGTTGGCCGGCAATGCGATCCGGTTTTTCAAATTGAAGGACACGGTACCGGAGCTGAGCGATTTGAGTCGGGCGGCGTAGGGGTCGGAATATCTCGCGCCAAGCATTTCCTGAGCCTGGTCGAAGGGACGCAAAGGTCGCAAAGCTCAATGCAGAATGCAGGGGCGACCGGTTGGTCGCCCTCTTCGATTTATGGCCTCCACCCCTCGGCCTTCAAGTCGGCATGAATTTTCCGCGCCGCCGAGAAATCATAAAAGCGATTGAGCGGCGGCGTGTCCTTCCGCCCCACCCGTTCCAGTAGCGGAGCGAGAAAGCGCTTTTGCAAATCTTCATTGAGCACGCCGTCCGGCGTAATCGCCGGCCTGATCAAATCGTAAACCTTGGCCGCGGCATTTTCGTCGATCTTTAAACTTTTGCGCAGCACGGCAACCGTGCCGCTGCGATTGCCGACATGAAATAGAAACCCTTTCACCGTCGCGCGCATGAACTTTTCGACCAGCGCGGGATCGCTCGAAAGTAGAGCGTCGCGCGCCACGACGGAACCCTGGAGCTGAACGATGTCCGAGTTAATAAACGAAACCAGCTCGCGCAGGCCGGACTCCGCCGCCGTCAGGTTGTGCGGGAACGTCATCATCGCCGCGTCCACCGTGCCGCTCGCCAGCGCGCTGAGACGCGTGCCGGTGGTGCCGATCGCCAGGATCGCCACGTCGCGGTTTTCGTCCATGCCATTTTTCTTGAACCATTCGCGCAGCGCCGCATCGCCCGCCGCGCCGAGGCTCGACACCGCCACTTTTTTGCCGGTGAGATCTTTGAGCGAGCGAATCTCGGGGCGCGAGTAGAGCCAGAACATCGGCTTGTTAAACGCCGCAAAGATAACTTTCAGCGGCGCGCCTTGCAGCGCCGCCTGCAAACCGGCGGTCGGCACCGCCGAGAAATCCACCCCACCGGCGATCAGCGCCTGATTGCTGACGCCGCCGCGCATGAGCACGAGATCGACTTCCAAGCCTTCTTTTTGAAAATAGCCGCGCTCCTGCGCAATAAAGAACGGGCTCATGGTCACGTCGAGCACCGGCACGCCGACGCTGACTTTGCGCGCTTCGCAGGGGACTGCCACCATAGCTATTAGCAAAAACGTTGCGACATACTTGTTCACCAGGTTATGCTCCTCATGGTCATTTCGAGATCCGCCGAGAAATCTCTTCTTCGCCGTGTGCGGCCATCGATTGCGCCGAATACTACACGCGACCTCGAACTGGCTCAAGGCAACAATTCCCTTGCACACGGCCATATCTCGGAATTATGATCCGCCTGTCCGAACCCACTCACCGAGAGGCCATAATCATGACCTATAGACGGGTCGCATTGATTCTCGCGTTGGTTATTTGCGCGAGCGCGGTCTTCGCCCAGGACAAGCCCAGCGCGCCGCGCAAACTGGAGTCCGTTACCCTCGGTCTCTCCGCCCGCTACGTGCTCAACCTGCCCATCTACATGGCGCAGAAACATGGCATCTTCGAAAGCGAGGGCTTCGACTTCAAGTTAATTACATTGAAAACCAGCACAGCCATCGCTGCGCTCGTTTCCGGCGACTTGGATTACATCACGGCGCTAGTTTCTGGCCTGGGTGCGGCCGTCGGCGGCGCGCCGCTGGTGGGGACCTATCTGGCGAACGACAAGCCACTGCTCTATTTGATCAGCCGCACCGATATCAAGGACGCCAAGGCGCTGCGCGGCGGCATCATCGGCCACGGCGGCACCCGCGGTAGCCACTACCATGCCACGGTGGCCATGGTGAAACACCTCGGCATCGATCCCGACAAGGATGTGCAACTAATCTCGACGATAGACGTCACGCAGGGCTTGCAGACGCTTTTTTCCGGACGCATCGCCGCCGCGACCCTGTCGCCACCCTACGACTCGATGGCGGTCGCCAAAGGCTACCACCGTTTGGTGTTGGGACCGGAAATATTGCCAAGGTTCATCGAGTCAGGCCTCGTCGTCCGGCGCGCCAAACTGCGCGACAATCCCGAGCAGGTAAAACGGATGACTCGCGCGTTAGTCCGCGGCCTGAAATATTCCATGGACCACCCGGCGGAATCCGTGGCACTGATCCAAAAAGAGTGGAATCTTGACCGCGAAACCGCTCAAGCAGCCTACGACGCCATGATGCCGACCTACAATCAAAGAGGCGAAGCAAGCGACGAATTGATCATGGCCGCAATCAAACGCGCCCAGCAGGACGCCAAAATCACCTCCAACTTCGCGCCGAAAGATTTCGTCGATTGGAGTGTTGTACGGGTTGTACAGAAGGAACTGAAACGCTGACGGGAAAAAGAATGGCCGCAGTAAACGCGAAAGAAATATCGCGATACAGGGACGACCGGTTGATCGCACTTCTTCGACCCGGTGCCTGCCTGGCCCTCCTACTCGTGTTGTTTGTGCTGCCCTCATTCGCCCAAGCCCCACGCAAGCCTGAATCCGTGACCCTCGGTCTCTCCGCCAAACATGTGCTGAACATGCCGATCTATCTAGCGCAGCGCCACGGCATTTTCGATAGCGAGGGATTCGACTACAAACCGATTACGACAAAGACAAATACGGCCATTGCAGCCCTGGTTTCCGGCGATCTCGACTACATAACCGCATTCAATTCAGGGTTAGGCGCCGCCATCGGTGGGGCGCCGCTAGTTGCGGCTTATGTCTCCACCGACAAACCGCTGCTCTACCTGATCACCCGCCCGGACATCAAAGACGCTAGAACACTGCGCGGCGGCATCATCGGCCACGGCGGCACGCGCGGCTCGCACTACCATGCGACGGTTGCCATGGTGAAACATTTGGGATTGGACGCAGACAAAGACGTGCAGCTGATCTCGACGATCGACGTGACCCAGGGCATGACGGCGCTGCTCTCCGGCATTGTTGCTGGCGCGACGCTGTCGCCGCCCTACGATTCCATCGCCGTGCGCAAAGGCTATAACCGGTTGGTCCTCGGCCCGGAGGTCCTGCCGCGCTTTGCGGAGAACGGCTTGGTCATGCGCCGCGCCAAGCTGCGCGACAATGCCGACCAGGTGCGGCGCTTCCTGCGCGCGATGATTCGCGGCCTGAACTATGCGATCGATCGGCCCACCGACGCCGTCGCGTTGATTCAAAAAGACTGGAACCTCGATAGAGAAACCGCGCAGACCGCCTATGACGCCTCGATCTCGACGTACAACCTGCGCGGCGAGGCCGGCGACGAAATCGTCATGGCCGCCATCAAGCGCGCGCAACAGGACGCTAAGATTACCCAATCAAGTTTCGCGCCGAGAGATTTTGTCGATTGGAACATCGTGCGCGGACTGCAGCGCGATTTGAAGCGTTGAACGATCAGGATTTACCTCGCGCAAAGACGCAAAGGACCCCAAGAAAAAATATTATTTTCCGAACTT from Deltaproteobacteria bacterium harbors:
- a CDS encoding 5-methyltetrahydropteroyltriglutamate--homocysteine methyltransferase, which encodes MNLPPIAATTIGSFPRPPWLAQNDRSRAVFRLEGADLKQAQDDATALSIHTQDRIGLDLLSDGEQRRTGFINHILSAFEGVDLEHEAVKTIYRRREQPRPVPRIVGKIKRRVPAVVEDVKFAKAQTDKPIKMDVPGPMTIVDSTLDEFYKDEAAMAMDAAAALNAELRDLQAAGCDVIEIDEPAMTRYHEKVFEYGAEALDRCLEGIAVPTVVHLCYGYPGGNPNRQHEYTYPELLEALMKTKIGGFGVEFCRSAYDPSVLSIAKGRIVMFGCVDPSDTPVPPVAQVAERVRTALKYVEPKNLWLAPDCGLMTITRELANAKAKLLVDVAKEVRRTL
- a CDS encoding cupin domain-containing protein; its protein translation is MPKRSCWSTWPRKCGGHCSFRSWRPAGRPDDFLPEFFLASQKLKVLKDRSERRLFMADEKFPHLTALHEKYERMGLRGLWQRDARTASAPEARIWRWADMWPLLQETRRDVRLPEDTDQRVIGLDVPGLSTGSVFVSYQMINPGEKIPSHRHTPAQMRFIVKGSGAYTTSQGEAMFMEAGDLLVQPNWSWHGTTDPGNESVFWIDIQDRHLVNYLGAFRRDLWPNDEVEPTVHPENYYAQQTGLIRPTSRSNKDAVLPPIHYKWRDMIKVIDEVTETAELSPYDGRMFEYRHPSTGGHTLPTLSAQLQLLPPRAQTKEHRHTGMAMYLVVKGAGATIVNGKQIEWREHDCFLLPPWQWHAHENAATHDRAILFTVSDRPTLEALGLYYEEGR
- a CDS encoding amidohydrolase, whose protein sequence is MKTRRPMTGRFCLRSATDRHWKRSDSITKKEDKISRTARSSKTKFFSGLRVLRAFVVNKNVSFYANITLFRETTMPRQIQMISGDSHLDFSPERWTHHVPAKWRDRAPRRIKLANGDDAFIVENSRPHSPSLQITGTGTNYEKHDVRGIAYEGPGTGLPAQRLKEQDQDGVDAEILYTHPSYLLSWRGITDNEPYVAMIHAYNQWLIEEYCSFAPDRLIGTGIVPDTNLADAVAELKYCAKAGYKAVCLYKFPSGKGYPVPEDDQFWQTAVDLGMPITAHTNGGTTRFMREGPVYHYSKTPERVIPGRDPISLLFRFSNDNPIAPLQLAFAGLFDRFPKLQIYWSETQAGWLAYGLAQIDDNYVRNRFWAERDWGVKPLKEKPSYYLKENSLWGFMKDPVGVRMRHDVGVKALIWGSDFAHATGDWPESRGMIDQTFAGVPADERYAMLAGNAIRFFKLKDTVPELSDLSRAA
- a CDS encoding ABC transporter substrate-binding protein, whose product is MAAVNAKEISRYRDDRLIALLRPGACLALLLVLFVLPSFAQAPRKPESVTLGLSAKHVLNMPIYLAQRHGIFDSEGFDYKPITTKTNTAIAALVSGDLDYITAFNSGLGAAIGGAPLVAAYVSTDKPLLYLITRPDIKDARTLRGGIIGHGGTRGSHYHATVAMVKHLGLDADKDVQLISTIDVTQGMTALLSGIVAGATLSPPYDSIAVRKGYNRLVLGPEVLPRFAENGLVMRRAKLRDNADQVRRFLRAMIRGLNYAIDRPTDAVALIQKDWNLDRETAQTAYDASISTYNLRGEAGDEIVMAAIKRAQQDAKITQSSFAPRDFVDWNIVRGLQRDLKR
- a CDS encoding ABC transporter substrate-binding protein, coding for MAVCKGIVALSQFEVACSIRRNRWPHTAKKRFLGGSRNDHEEHNLVNKYVATFLLIAMVAVPCEARKVSVGVPVLDVTMSPFFIAQERGYFQKEGLEVDLVLMRGGVSNQALIAGGVDFSAVPTAGLQAALQGAPLKVIFAAFNKPMFWLYSRPEIRSLKDLTGKKVAVSSLGAAGDAALREWFKKNGMDENRDVAILAIGTTGTRLSALASGTVDAAMMTFPHNLTAAESGLRELVSFINSDIVQLQGSVVARDALLSSDPALVEKFMRATVKGFLFHVGNRSGTVAVLRKSLKIDENAAAKVYDLIRPAITPDGVLNEDLQKRFLAPLLERVGRKDTPPLNRFYDFSAARKIHADLKAEGWRP
- a CDS encoding ABC transporter substrate-binding protein, yielding MIRLSEPTHREAIIMTYRRVALILALVICASAVFAQDKPSAPRKLESVTLGLSARYVLNLPIYMAQKHGIFESEGFDFKLITLKTSTAIAALVSGDLDYITALVSGLGAAVGGAPLVGTYLANDKPLLYLISRTDIKDAKALRGGIIGHGGTRGSHYHATVAMVKHLGIDPDKDVQLISTIDVTQGLQTLFSGRIAAATLSPPYDSMAVAKGYHRLVLGPEILPRFIESGLVVRRAKLRDNPEQVKRMTRALVRGLKYSMDHPAESVALIQKEWNLDRETAQAAYDAMMPTYNQRGEASDELIMAAIKRAQQDAKITSNFAPKDFVDWSVVRVVQKELKR